A genomic region of Megalobrama amblycephala isolate DHTTF-2021 linkage group LG6, ASM1881202v1, whole genome shotgun sequence contains the following coding sequences:
- the LOC125269504 gene encoding uncharacterized protein LOC125269504 has product MANFQIRILHLDLCVVIILLTYTDYSKSNQEQRIRQHINKTLFVGETVTLHCNKIPFDEDLTWKMNNSVIFSHDSNTNKTLTNFSSNRIHINPAVPRELKIHQIQASDAGNYTCFPAAIRWTLTITENRPASPKQMPLFIIIIIISCSGFIMIFLIITISFCIHRKMRQKISSGSDREDVKMISHCDKHTITTCVYSLHTIS; this is encoded by the exons ATGGCAAATTTTCAAATCAGGATTCTTCATCTGGATCTCTGTGTCGTCATTATTCTCCTGACTTACACAG ATTATTCCAAATCCAATCAAGAGCAAAGGATTCGGCAGCACATCAACAAAACATTGTTTGTGGGGGAAACAGTTACACTTCACTGCAACAAAATCCCATTTGATGAAGATTTAACATGGAAAATGAACAACTCTGTTATTTTTAGTCATGACTCGAACACTAACAAAACTCTGACAAACTTCAGCTCAAACAGGATTCACATCAACCCAGCAGTTCCAAGAgaattaaaaatacatcaaatacaaGCATCTGATGCAGGAAACTACACCTGTTTTCCAGCAGCAATAAGATGGACATTAACAATAACAG AAAACAGACCAGCGTCACCCAAACAAATGCcactcttcatcatcatcatcatcatctcatGTTCTGGATTCATTATGATCTTTCTGATAATCACCATCAGCTTCTGCATTCACAG GAAAATGAGGCAGAAGATCAGCTCTGGTTCAGATAGGGAGGAT GTGAAGATGATCTCTCACTGTGACAAACACACAATAACAACCTGT gtCTACAGTCTTCATACAATTTCATGA
- the LOC125269964 gene encoding toll-like receptor 13, which yields MVLLFSFLILSLKICVSSWYAGKCLFHSDAELPVIKTCSGKTNTALCRSVADTKEDLRELPSNLQNLCIQMDRNHSALAPDSFARFVSLDYLDITGCFSEIPPEAFNGLTNVTSLSLTSSGLKGCCEVALDFSRLPSLNRLFVSKYTLSLLAPNVFEMIPHLQKLFLNEVCLKDISEVLCRLANVKSLKGFHLNEETLNRLQYPNCSVFNTSYGYISTVLNIEEVILNIGKLEHVDEGALKVLGNLFEFSFGSKADFLKDLSLIGVHKINHLDVSVDVLNIVDLCTAAKLYSTESFQVIYETVNLPLTPTNISDGCEEVKKIDLMKILLLPLNLLDVYSFFQIFRNLTLAKIANHELRPNDFQSLCASDPQIVKQLSVMFLSSNTIDEIVSYQFMCFTDLETLDLSFNDISNIEDFAFIGLNNLKELYLYSNKLSYIYQHTFSGLYGLMVLDLHENPIIHIESNSFGDLINLSIFLLGDLNFPPDMSPIKLHLSDIFGIIPYNLSNILISSGLRPMQLVIGNTTLDQALNLHIKGQYVTIEDCNSSLLTSVVTLQIDAAYVSCGNEFIGKYVRSVVSLEFNSVFSDDIGDLSVINQLVHLKTLKLANIELTKQPNMAVMFHNLTKLQTLILANCRFFFLDGSLTKDLKALTGLMLILKDNVNVLQNLVEHLTSLKYLYLQGLVLYCSCDNAWLLSWVKNNRKVQVVMFKPTMKELQCLSDSGIDHLNFIGYAKENCSFEIEFVFFASTSAFLCIFIIVVLSYKFAGQYIAPFYHIASGWFREALRGNGKHQYRYDVFVSYSAKDEHWVMEELLPNLERRGPPFLRLCLHSRDFQLGEDIVENITDSIYASRQTLCLVSRNYLSSNWCSLEMQLATYRLQVEHRDILILVFLEMIPSRWLSSHHRLARLVKTRTYLDWPQDPEMHEAFWDRLWCKLSSNKAN from the coding sequence ATGGTGCTTCTGTTCTCATTTCTAATACTATCTCTCAAGATATGTGTTTCTTCTTGGTATGCTGGTAAATGTCTTTTCCACAGTGATGCGGAGCTTCCTGTTATTAAAACCTGTTCTGGAAAAACAAACACCGCCTTGTGCCGTAGTGTCGCTGACACTAAAGAAGACCTGCGTGAACTTCCATCAAACTTACAGAACCTCTGCATTCAAATGGACCGAAACCACAGTGCCTTGGCTCCAGACTCATTTGCACGTTTTGTTTCTCTGGATTACCTTGACATTACTGGATGTTTTTCAGAGATCCCACCAGAAGCTTTTAATGGTTTGACAAATGTAACTTCATTAAGTTTAACTAGCTCAGGTTTAAAAGGCTGTTGTGAGGTAGCTCTTGATTTCAGTCGCCTTCCCTCACTTAACAGATTGTTTGTTTCAAAGTATACATTGTCATTATTGgcaccaaatgtttttgaaatgatTCCTCACTTGCAAAAATTATTCTTAAACGAAGTGTGTTTGAAGGATATATCTGAGGTTCTGTGTCGACTGGCAAATGTAAAATCACTGAAGGGGTTTCATCTAAATGAAGAGACATTAAATAGACTTCAGTACCCAAACTGCTCAGTTTTCAACACTTCTTATGGTTACATATCTACTGTGTTAAACATTGAAGAGGTAATATTGAATATAGGAAAATTAGAGCATGTAGATGAGGGAGCGTTGAAAGTTTTGGGAAATCTCTTTGAATTTAGCTTTGGATCTAAAGCAGACTTCCTCAAAGATCTTTCATTAATTGGAGTACATAAAATCAATCATTTGGATGTCTCAGTGGATGTACTTAAcattgttgacttgtgtacagCAGCAAAGTTATATTCGACTGAGTCTTTTCAAGTTATTTATGAGACTGTTAACTTGCCATTGACTCCTACTAATATCTCAGATGGCTGTGAAGAAGTTAAGAAAATTGATCTcatgaaaatattattattaccttTAAACCTCTTAGATGTATATTcgttttttcagattttcaggAACCTCACTTTGGCTAAAATAGCTAATCATGAGCTCAGACCAAATGACTTCCAATCTCTTTGTGCTTCAGATCCACAGATAGTGAAACAGCTTTCTGTTATGTTTCTAAGCTCAAATACGATAGATGAGATAGTTTCATACCAATTTATGTGTTTCACAGATCTTGAAACTCTAGATTTATCCTTTAATGACATTTCTAATATAGAAGATTTTGCTTTTATTGGATTGAACAATTTGAAAGAGCTATATCTCTATAGCAACAAGTTATCTTACATTTATCAACACACATTCAGTGGTTTATATGGACTAATGGTCCTAGATCTCCATGAAAATCCTATTATTCATATAGAATCTAATTCATTTGGAGATCTTATTAACCTTAGCATATTTCTGCTGGGAGATCTGAACTTCCCACCTGACATGTCACCAATCAAGCTGCATTTATCCGATATATTTGGCATAATTCCATATAATTtgagtaatattttaattagttCAGGCCTGAGACCAATGCAGCTTGTGATTGGGAATACTACACTGGATCAGGCCCTAAACTTGCACATCAAAGGTCAATATGTGACTATTGAGGACTGCAACAGTTCACTCTTAACATCAGTAGTCACACTTCAGATAGATGCAGCATATGTGAGCTGTGGAAATGAATTCATTGGGAAATATGTTCGATCAGTCGTCAGTCTGGAATTTAACTCAGTGTTCTCAGATGATATTGGAGACTTGTCTGTAATCAATCAGCTTGTTCATTTAAAAACCTTAAAACTGGCAAACATTGAATTGACTAAGCAGCCAAACATGGCCGTAATGTTTCACAATCTGACCAAACTCCAGACGCTGATCCTGGCGAACTGCAGATTCTTCTTTCTGGATGGAAGTCTGACCAAAGATTTAAAGGCACTGACAGGTCTAATGCTCATTCTAAAAGACAACGTCAATGTTCTTCAAAACTTGGTGGAACATCTTACTAGTTTGAAATACCTCTATCTTCAGGGCTTGGTTCTGTACTGCAGTTGTGATAATGCGTGGCTGCTCTCATGGGTGAAGAACAACAGGAAGGTGCAGGTTGTCATGTTCAAACCCACCATGAAAGAACTGCAGTGTTTGAGTGACAGTGGAATTGACCACCTCAACTTTATTGGTTATGCTAAGGAGAACTGCTCATTTGAAATCGAATTTGTGTTCTTTGCCTCCACCTCtgcatttttgtgtatttttattattgtggtACTGTCATATAAGTTTGCAGGCCAATACATTGCGCCTTTCTATCACATCGCCAGTGGATGGTTCAGAGAGGCTTTGCGTGGAAACGGTAAACATCAGTACCGCTACGATGTTTTCGTGTCTTATAGCGCTAAAGATGAACACTGGGTCATGGAGGAACTTCTTCCGAACTTAGAGAGACGCGGCCCTCCGTTTTTGCGTCTCTGTCTGCATAGTCGGGACTTTCAGTTGGGAGAAGACATTGTGGAAAACATCACAGACAGCATCTACGCGAGTCGCCAGACTCTTTGTCTCGTCAGTCGCAACTACCTCAGTAGCAACTGGTGTTCTTTGGAGATGCAGCTGGCCACCTACAGGCTCCAGGTAGAACACAGGGACATTCTTATCCTGGTCTTCCTAGAAATGATTCCGTCTCGCTGGCTATCCTCCCATCATAGACTGGCCCGGCTGGTAAAAACTAGAACCTATCTAGACTGGCCACAGGACCCAGAGATGCATGAGGCATTCTGGGACAGGTTATGGTGTAAACTCAGCTCTAATAAAGCCAACTAG
- the LOC125269965 gene encoding uncharacterized protein LOC125269965: MSGFDDYNTPICGSKGRGWGLLKVPQSLQFSVPDIQSKAHVLIDSHASNSDPLVCEDPSISHESDASVVHQGVFSSTPFPNAQSPDVITAMTDVISKVGQQIADSIVTRLSPTHTVDTSSVCSPSKNVTDGTASQMLDLLQSQLSISRNVKEPPSFRGEVSDTIDLSEWIDVMRDYIKRNNLKKEQQAEEILIHLRGKARDVVKFGIRNSDIDIVHNPDAIFSILRKHFEAAPCSPLPLADFYTTLPRPDEDAYEYWLRLNRAVDVAAERLKEQGKLLDCPGTEVTRMFIRHCPCKELAITFRSKTMDSWSVREVQDILNEYHSETSLVSAVSHAAPTKIPVNRAEVELSTAALASTSDVQQSKSLEASALERVMSLLEKVLLKESTSKEPCRRSRPNVSLPRIKGLNDLPCTVCSSPIHSGLTHCRDKKLCFQCHSPDHSRFVCPERVKSPSSQGLGN, translated from the coding sequence ATGAGTGGTTTTGATGACTATAATACTCCAATCTGTGGAAGTAAAGGTAGAGGATGGGGTTTATTGAAAGTACCACAGTCATTACAGTTCAGTGTGCCCGATATCCAGAGTAAAGCGCATGTGCTCATAGACAGTCATGCTTCTAATTCAGATCCATTAGTTTGTGAGGACCCATCCATTAGTCATGAATCAGATGCTTCAGTAGTACACCAAGGTGTGTTTTCTTCCACTCCATTCCCTAACGCACAGTCCCCAGATGTAATCACTGCTATGACAGACGTAATCAGCAAAGTCGGTCAGCAAATTGCTGATAGCATAGTCACCAGACTCAGCCCAACACATACAGTTGACACAAGTTCAGTATGCAGTCCCTCCAAAAATGTGACAGATGGTACAGCTTCACAAATGCTCGACTTACTACAAAGCCAGTTGTCCATTTCCAGAAATGTGAAAGAACCACCTAGCTTCAGAGGTGAAGTTTCTGATACTATTGACTTAAGTGAATGGATTGATGTCATGAGAGATTACATAAAACGTAATAATTTGAAAAAAGAACAACAAGCGGAGGAAATTTTGATCCATCTAAGAGGCAAAGCAAGAGATGTGGTCAAGTTTGGCATAAGAAACAGTGACATTGACATTGTGCATAACCCTGATGCTATCTTCAGTATTCTCAGGAAACACTTTGAGGCAGCTCCCTGCTCTCCTCTCCCGCTGGCTGACTTCTATACCACCTTACCCAGGCCAGATGAGGATGCTTATGAGTACTGGCTCAGGTTAAATCGTGCAGTTGACGTCGCTGCAGAACGTTTGAAAGAACAGGGTAAACTGTTGGACTGTCCAGGTACAGAGGTAACCCGCATGTTCATCAGACACTGCCCATGTAAGGAGCTTGCCATCACTTTTCGATCTAAAACAATGGATTCATGGTCTGTGCGAGAAGttcaagatattttgaatgagTATCACTCCGAAACCAGTCTTGTATCTGCAGTGAGTCATGCTGCGCCCACAAAAATTCCTGTGAACAGAGCTGAAGTGGAACTGTCGACAGCAGCACTTGCATCTACTTCTGATGTCCAGCAGTCTAAATCTTTGGAAGCTTCTGCATTAGAGCGAGTCATGAGCCTGTTGGAAAAAGTTCTGTTAAAGGAGTCCACTAGCAAAGAGCCATGTCGACGCTCAAGGCCCAACGTAAGTCTACCTCGAATAAAAGGACTTAATGACCTGCCATGCACTGTCTGTTCGAGCCCTATTCATTCTGGCCTCACGCATTGTCGTGACAAAAAGTTGTGCTTCCAGTGTCACTCTCCTGACCACTCACGCTTTGTTTGTCCTGAGAGAGTGAAGTCTCCGTCTTCTCAAGGGCTGGGAAACTAG